A window of Flavobacterium flavigenum contains these coding sequences:
- a CDS encoding inorganic diphosphatase, protein MTADKLTTFDVLIEIPRGSRNKYEYDFEIKRMRFDRMLFSSMMYPADYGFIPETLALDGDPLDVLVLINEPTFPGCVIEVKPIGVFHMADDKGPDEKIICVPVSDPIWNSLNDLSDINGHLLKEIEHFFQVYKDLENKKVDVEGWGDVNEAFAIIKECTDRFNQIENKPEGLFSIK, encoded by the coding sequence ATGACCGCAGACAAACTAACAACTTTCGATGTTTTGATCGAAATACCAAGAGGAAGCAGAAATAAATATGAGTACGATTTTGAAATTAAAAGAATGCGTTTCGACAGAATGTTGTTCTCTTCAATGATGTACCCAGCAGATTACGGATTTATTCCGGAAACTTTAGCTCTTGACGGAGATCCTCTTGATGTATTGGTTTTGATAAACGAACCAACTTTCCCAGGATGTGTTATAGAAGTGAAGCCAATTGGGGTTTTCCACATGGCAGATGATAAAGGACCAGATGAAAAAATCATTTGCGTACCAGTTTCAGATCCGATCTGGAATTCATTAAATGACCTTTCAGATATCAACGGACACTTATTGAAAGAAATCGAGCATTTCTTCCAGGTTTATAAAGATCTTGAAAACAAAAAAGTGGATGTAGAAGGATGGGGAGATGTTAATGAAGCATTCGCAATTATCAAAGAATGTACAGACCGTTTTAATCAAATTGAAAACAAACCAGAAGGATTATTTAGTATTAAATAA